A genomic region of Hydrogenovibrio crunogenus contains the following coding sequences:
- a CDS encoding molybdopterin molybdotransferase MoeA, whose amino-acid sequence MLKHNKELRHDFDDVFTFVMSKATTLNKHEQIPLSVGVGRILAEDLFSPISVPAWRQSAMDGYGFSARSSLECLPVKQIAFAGHSAEPLSENEAVYIMTGAVVPDQVDTIVPIEKACIQQTEQGQYVFKPNTLKPKRHIKPIGSDVKEGQKLLSKGHVIRPQDQALLASVGINELRVFQKVTLVILTSGNELVTPGNPLKKGQIYDANAFLIESLCQRLPVNVIANERLADDEAEIKHRLAAWQGQVDVILTVGGASVGEKDFMKSSLAACHSFWTWKLNMKPGKPFSMAISQQTSILALPGNPLAAFMTFQALVTPFIRKQAGIKEWQIKPAKRVLASDLKMNHDCLVWCQVRETEQGVKPILNVSTSQIMNLVESGGYIRIDPNQTYQAGDIVDFWVNP is encoded by the coding sequence ATGTTGAAGCATAATAAAGAGTTACGGCATGATTTTGATGATGTCTTTACTTTTGTGATGTCGAAAGCAACAACACTGAACAAACATGAGCAAATTCCATTATCTGTCGGAGTGGGTCGAATTTTGGCAGAGGATCTTTTTTCACCGATATCTGTGCCGGCTTGGCGACAAAGTGCCATGGATGGTTATGGTTTCTCAGCGCGTTCTTCTTTGGAATGTCTCCCTGTCAAACAAATCGCTTTTGCTGGTCATTCTGCTGAGCCATTGTCTGAAAATGAAGCTGTCTATATTATGACAGGAGCCGTTGTTCCCGATCAGGTTGATACCATTGTGCCGATTGAAAAAGCATGTATTCAGCAAACAGAACAAGGGCAATATGTTTTCAAACCGAACACTCTAAAGCCGAAGCGACACATTAAACCCATTGGGTCGGATGTGAAAGAAGGCCAAAAACTGTTGTCTAAAGGACACGTCATTAGACCCCAAGATCAAGCATTATTAGCCTCGGTTGGCATCAATGAATTGCGGGTTTTTCAAAAAGTTACTCTGGTCATATTAACCTCAGGAAATGAATTGGTTACACCAGGAAACCCTTTGAAAAAAGGGCAGATTTATGATGCCAATGCTTTTCTAATAGAGTCCCTTTGCCAAAGGCTTCCGGTTAATGTCATCGCCAATGAAAGACTGGCTGATGATGAGGCAGAAATCAAACACCGTTTGGCCGCTTGGCAAGGCCAAGTTGATGTAATTCTGACGGTAGGGGGCGCTTCGGTAGGAGAAAAGGACTTTATGAAATCATCTTTAGCTGCTTGTCACTCTTTCTGGACATGGAAGCTTAATATGAAACCTGGTAAACCTTTCTCCATGGCAATTTCTCAGCAAACCAGTATTCTTGCTTTGCCGGGTAATCCCTTGGCGGCTTTCATGACCTTTCAAGCATTGGTCACCCCTTTTATTCGAAAACAAGCCGGTATAAAGGAATGGCAAATTAAGCCTGCAAAAAGGGTACTTGCCAGTGACCTTAAAATGAACCATGACTGTTTGGTCTGGTGTCAGGTGAGGGAAACAGAGCAAGGGGTCAAGCCGATTTTAAATGTCTCAACAAGCCAGATTATGAATTTGGTTGAATCAGGCGGTTATATCCGAATCGACCCAAACCAAACCTATCAGGCAGGCGACATTGTTGATTTTTGGGTGAATCCGTAA
- the minC gene encoding septum site-determining protein MinC, whose translation MSKIVDLKGSILSLTVLNLFSDQIDETKKAIAAKIEQAPDFFVGIPIVLEPQMTLKDPTFLALLVEYLTQLQMIPIGIRTEDEAIKEQAEYAGLAIFPREKPKTRPKRTKEEPEKGGLKSALMVKNSVRSGQQIYAKDRDLIVMGSINPGAEVVADGHVHVFGKVMGKVFAGSSGDTQAKIFAKQLNPELVCIAGMYQLSEDIDESFKNGFVEISLADGKLVFNPDLLD comes from the coding sequence ATGAGCAAAATAGTAGATTTAAAAGGCTCTATCCTTTCTTTAACGGTTTTAAACCTTTTTTCAGATCAAATTGACGAAACGAAAAAAGCCATAGCGGCAAAAATAGAACAAGCACCGGACTTTTTTGTGGGGATTCCGATTGTACTCGAACCTCAAATGACATTGAAAGATCCCACCTTTTTGGCGCTGCTAGTGGAGTATTTAACGCAGCTTCAAATGATTCCCATCGGTATTCGAACCGAAGACGAAGCCATTAAAGAGCAGGCCGAATATGCAGGCCTGGCTATTTTTCCGAGAGAAAAACCGAAAACACGTCCTAAAAGAACCAAAGAAGAACCTGAAAAAGGCGGTTTAAAATCAGCTTTAATGGTAAAAAATTCCGTGCGTTCTGGACAACAAATCTATGCTAAGGATCGAGACCTGATTGTTATGGGGTCAATCAATCCAGGCGCTGAAGTGGTGGCTGATGGACATGTACATGTTTTTGGTAAAGTGATGGGCAAAGTGTTTGCAGGGTCGTCTGGCGATACGCAGGCTAAGATTTTTGCAAAACAGTTGAATCCCGAGCTGGTGTGCATTGCCGGAATGTATCAATTGTCAGAAGACATTGACGAGTCATTTAAAAACGGGTTTGTTGAAATCAGCTTAGCCGATGGGAAGTTGGTCTTTAACCCAGATTTACTGGATTAA
- the minD gene encoding septum site-determining protein MinD, which translates to MSRVIVVTSGKGGVGKTTTSASISAGLALKGYKVAVIDFDVGLRNLDLIMGCERRVVYDFVNVVQGEATLNQALIRDKRIKNLYILAASQTRDKDALTQDGVGKVIDDLKEDGFDFIICDSPAGIEKGAQLALYFADEAIIVTNPEVSSVRDSDRILGILQAKSKRAEGGGEPIIEHLVLTRYNPSRVETGEMLSVEDVTDLLNIKLLGVIPESEQVLNASNSGQPVILEEDSDAAHAYMDVVDRFLGEEKEHRFLIAEKKGLFKKIFGK; encoded by the coding sequence GTGTCACGTGTAATCGTCGTAACCTCAGGAAAAGGTGGTGTGGGCAAGACCACTACGAGTGCAAGTATTTCAGCTGGTTTGGCTTTAAAAGGCTATAAAGTTGCGGTCATCGATTTTGATGTTGGTTTACGTAACTTAGATTTGATCATGGGATGTGAACGCCGCGTTGTTTATGACTTTGTGAACGTGGTTCAAGGCGAAGCGACTTTAAATCAAGCGTTAATTCGAGACAAACGAATTAAAAACCTTTATATCTTGGCGGCTTCACAAACGCGTGATAAAGATGCTTTAACTCAAGACGGCGTTGGAAAAGTTATTGATGACTTAAAAGAAGACGGCTTTGATTTTATCATTTGTGATTCTCCTGCGGGGATCGAAAAAGGGGCTCAGTTAGCCTTGTATTTTGCGGATGAAGCCATCATCGTTACGAATCCGGAAGTGTCTTCTGTACGCGATTCCGATCGTATCTTAGGGATTTTACAAGCGAAATCCAAACGTGCTGAGGGGGGGGGTGAACCGATTATCGAGCACCTTGTTTTAACCCGCTATAACCCAAGCCGGGTTGAGACAGGAGAAATGTTGTCGGTTGAAGATGTGACTGACTTGCTTAACATTAAACTGTTAGGAGTCATTCCGGAATCCGAACAAGTATTGAACGCTTCTAACTCTGGACAGCCTGTTATTTTAGAGGAAGATTCTGATGCGGCGCATGCCTATATGGATGTCGTTGATCGTTTCTTGGGCGAAGAAAAAGAACATCGCTTCTTGATTGCCGAAAAGAAAGGCCTTTTCAAAAAAATATTTGGGAAGTAA
- the mobA gene encoding molybdenum cofactor guanylyltransferase — MIGVLILAGGEGRRMGGQDKGWCVRNNKAFIEVVLQQIQRQAERVTQTVTIVISANRNLSDYSNLGPPVVSDIRPGYCGPLAGIEAVMNEPSLSHINRWITWPVDSLNIPDHYLLHMLALESEVSFISQHRRAHYAHLSISKELKNSLSSYLDSKRNSIKGWLQSISHSGGEVHEVDISSYMSITNYNHFDTVNEHREMENNLMLR, encoded by the coding sequence ATGATTGGCGTGCTTATTCTAGCCGGTGGGGAGGGCAGGCGAATGGGTGGGCAGGACAAAGGTTGGTGTGTCCGAAACAACAAAGCTTTTATCGAAGTGGTGTTGCAACAAATTCAACGACAAGCAGAGAGGGTAACTCAAACAGTTACGATCGTCATTAGTGCAAACCGGAATTTATCTGATTATTCAAATTTAGGCCCCCCTGTCGTTTCAGATATCCGGCCGGGGTACTGTGGCCCTTTGGCGGGTATTGAAGCAGTTATGAATGAACCTTCCTTGTCACATATTAATCGTTGGATCACTTGGCCAGTAGACTCTTTAAACATTCCTGACCATTATTTATTGCACATGCTGGCTCTGGAATCAGAAGTATCTTTTATCTCACAACATCGTCGTGCGCATTATGCACATTTGTCTATCTCGAAGGAATTAAAGAATTCCCTGTCATCCTATTTAGATTCGAAGCGCAATTCAATAAAAGGATGGTTACAAAGTATTTCACATAGTGGCGGAGAAGTGCATGAAGTCGATATTTCTTCCTATATGTCTATTACCAATTACAACCATTTTGACACAGTCAATGAGCACCGTGAAATGGAGAATAATTTGATGTTGCGTTGA
- the mfd gene encoding transcription-repair coupling factor: protein MSKNHSPYALLEADQISLKGQTSTWSLNNISESALALIEKAQKAPGLAVLLTEDMAEANKYNELLRFFAETDYPILSFPEWETLPYDQFSPHQDIISQRLKTLYQLPSTQQGLLILPVSTLIQKVVPHHFIEKYTFLLQCGETVDIDAFTRQLESSGYQRVSQVMEHGEFAVRGSIIDLFPMGSRTPYRLDLFDEEIETIRSFDPDTQRSVDSIDQIELLPAKEYDLTPEGISLFRQNFRSHFGDDARNSQLYRSVKDGQTVDGLEYYLSLFHSNIATLFDYLPSDCLFFNQGHLQTQIRQNWQDYQERYDIAQHNPDYPVLAPSELILSENEVFSALKAFHRIQFSLQPTDKATATFKTYPLPDLTIQSNSEYPLAKLNAFLDQYASEHNGRILYCAESTGRRETLLTILSKHPQFKGKLPKQIDSWDDFKTSKAPYEIIVGPLEDSVYTDDFCILSESQIFGQTVIQKRRRKRKHSEFDSAISNLIELDLGQPIVHFDHGVGRFLGLETMAIQGEEHEFLMIQYAGDAKLYVPVTSLHLISRYTGASAETAPLHKLGSDKWDKAKRKAAEKVRDVAAELLDIYAQREARPGHAFQTDEEAYARFRAGFPFEETPDQEAAIEAVLTDMKSDKPMDRLICGDVGFGKTEVAMRAAFMAAYSGKQVAVLVPTTLLSQQHLENFKNRFADWPIRIEGLSRFQTAKETKQILEAVKNNQVDIIIGTHKLIQNEMKFGNLGLIIIDEEHRFGVRQKEQLKKLRTEVDVMTMTATPIPRTLNMAMNDLRDLSIIATAPAKRLAVQTFVQDWNPDVVKEACLREIRRGGQIYLLFNNVDKIEQMAEEMQALLPEAKVETAHGQMHERELEQVMQNFYHRRFNILVCTTIIETGIDIPTANTILIHRADKFGLAQLHQLRGRVGRSHHKAYAYLFTAGKSLMTKDAEKRLAAIAKHDTLGAGFMLASHDLEIRGAGELLGDGQSGQIHEIGFGLYSELLDRAVKALKSGKQPELDAKLHTGAEVELGMPALIPEDYLPDIHTRLVFYKRIASAEDNNALQELEVEMIDRFGLLPDQVKNLFETTRVKLVIDALNLKKVEASETMIRIQFGSSPNINPLELIKLIQNHPKNYQLKGQIELKYFDTMPEMKQRIQAIELIVATISNKE, encoded by the coding sequence ATGTCAAAAAATCACTCGCCATATGCCTTATTAGAAGCGGACCAAATTTCTCTCAAAGGTCAAACTTCAACATGGTCTTTAAACAATATCTCTGAAAGTGCTCTCGCTTTGATTGAAAAGGCGCAAAAAGCGCCAGGCCTGGCTGTTTTATTGACTGAAGACATGGCTGAAGCCAACAAATACAATGAATTGTTACGCTTCTTTGCCGAAACAGATTACCCTATTCTAAGTTTTCCTGAATGGGAAACCTTACCGTATGACCAGTTTTCACCACATCAAGACATTATTTCACAACGTCTGAAAACTCTATACCAGCTGCCCAGTACTCAACAAGGGTTATTGATTCTACCTGTCAGCACGTTGATACAAAAAGTTGTTCCTCATCACTTTATAGAAAAATATACCTTTCTATTACAGTGTGGTGAAACGGTTGATATCGATGCCTTTACTCGCCAGCTAGAATCCAGCGGCTATCAACGTGTCAGTCAAGTGATGGAGCATGGGGAGTTTGCCGTGCGCGGTTCCATTATCGATTTATTCCCGATGGGAAGTCGAACGCCCTACCGGTTAGATTTATTCGATGAAGAGATTGAAACCATTCGAAGTTTTGATCCAGATACACAACGCAGTGTCGACTCGATTGACCAAATCGAATTATTACCTGCCAAAGAATATGATTTAACGCCCGAAGGAATTAGTCTTTTTCGTCAAAACTTCCGCAGTCATTTCGGAGATGATGCCCGTAATAGTCAACTTTATCGGTCAGTTAAAGATGGGCAGACGGTCGATGGCCTGGAATATTATCTCTCCTTGTTTCATTCCAATATTGCCACCTTATTTGACTATCTTCCGTCTGATTGCCTATTCTTCAACCAGGGTCATCTTCAGACACAAATTCGACAAAACTGGCAGGATTATCAAGAGCGGTATGATATTGCACAACATAACCCTGATTATCCGGTGCTGGCGCCGTCTGAGTTGATCTTGTCTGAAAATGAAGTTTTCTCTGCTTTAAAAGCCTTCCATCGCATACAGTTTTCATTGCAGCCAACGGATAAAGCTACGGCAACCTTTAAGACCTATCCATTACCGGACCTAACGATTCAATCAAACAGTGAATACCCGCTGGCAAAGTTGAATGCATTTCTAGATCAATATGCATCGGAACATAATGGCCGTATTCTTTATTGCGCGGAGTCCACTGGTCGGCGTGAAACCTTATTAACGATTTTATCAAAGCACCCACAGTTCAAAGGCAAATTACCCAAACAAATCGACAGCTGGGACGACTTTAAAACATCAAAAGCACCTTACGAAATCATCGTCGGCCCACTAGAAGACTCGGTTTATACCGATGATTTCTGTATTCTGTCGGAGTCCCAAATCTTCGGGCAAACGGTCATCCAAAAACGTCGTCGTAAGCGTAAACATTCCGAATTTGATAGCGCAATTTCAAACTTAATTGAATTGGATTTAGGACAACCTATCGTCCACTTTGATCACGGTGTCGGCCGGTTTCTAGGATTAGAAACGATGGCGATACAAGGTGAAGAGCATGAATTCCTTATGATTCAGTATGCAGGGGATGCCAAGCTTTATGTACCCGTTACCTCCTTGCACTTGATCAGTCGTTATACTGGTGCCAGTGCCGAAACCGCACCATTACACAAACTAGGATCCGATAAATGGGATAAAGCAAAACGCAAAGCGGCTGAAAAAGTTCGCGATGTTGCAGCCGAACTGCTCGATATCTATGCTCAGCGTGAAGCTCGCCCCGGCCATGCCTTCCAAACAGATGAAGAAGCGTATGCTCGCTTTCGTGCTGGCTTCCCATTTGAGGAAACACCGGATCAGGAAGCCGCAATCGAAGCGGTGCTGACCGATATGAAGTCCGACAAACCGATGGACCGGCTCATTTGTGGTGATGTTGGATTTGGTAAAACAGAAGTCGCGATGCGAGCCGCCTTTATGGCCGCTTATTCTGGTAAACAAGTCGCTGTTTTGGTGCCAACCACATTGTTATCACAACAGCACCTGGAAAACTTTAAAAACCGGTTTGCTGATTGGCCGATTCGCATTGAAGGACTGTCTCGTTTTCAAACCGCAAAAGAAACCAAACAAATTCTCGAAGCGGTGAAAAACAACCAAGTCGATATCATCATTGGTACCCATAAGCTCATTCAGAATGAGATGAAATTCGGAAATCTGGGGTTGATTATCATTGATGAAGAACATCGTTTTGGGGTGCGTCAGAAAGAACAGCTCAAAAAACTTCGTACCGAAGTGGATGTGATGACCATGACGGCAACCCCTATTCCTCGAACATTGAATATGGCGATGAATGATTTACGTGACTTATCCATTATCGCCACTGCGCCGGCAAAACGGTTGGCCGTGCAAACCTTTGTGCAAGACTGGAATCCGGATGTCGTCAAAGAAGCTTGCCTGCGTGAAATACGCCGTGGTGGTCAGATTTACCTGCTCTTTAACAATGTTGATAAAATTGAACAGATGGCTGAAGAAATGCAAGCGTTATTGCCTGAAGCCAAAGTTGAAACCGCACACGGTCAGATGCATGAAAGAGAGTTAGAACAAGTCATGCAGAATTTCTATCATCGCCGATTCAATATTCTGGTGTGTACCACCATTATTGAAACGGGAATCGATATTCCAACGGCCAATACTATTTTAATCCATCGGGCCGACAAATTCGGTTTGGCGCAATTGCATCAGTTGCGTGGTCGTGTGGGACGCTCCCATCATAAAGCCTATGCTTACCTGTTTACAGCGGGCAAATCTTTGATGACGAAAGATGCGGAAAAACGATTAGCCGCCATTGCCAAACACGACACTTTAGGCGCTGGCTTTATGTTAGCGAGCCACGATTTAGAAATTCGTGGTGCTGGTGAGCTCCTTGGAGATGGTCAATCAGGCCAAATTCATGAAATTGGATTCGGACTGTATTCAGAGTTACTTGATCGTGCGGTCAAAGCTTTAAAGTCAGGCAAACAGCCTGAGCTGGATGCCAAATTGCATACAGGCGCTGAAGTTGAACTGGGGATGCCCGCCCTGATTCCGGAAGACTATCTACCGGATATACATACACGACTGGTTTTTTATAAACGCATTGCCAGTGCTGAAGACAATAATGCCTTGCAAGAATTGGAAGTGGAAATGATTGATCGTTTTGGCTTGTTGCCAGACCAGGTAAAAAACCTGTTTGAAACCACAAGAGTTAAATTGGTCATTGACGCTTTAAACCTGAAAAAAGTGGAAGCCAGTGAAACAATGATCCGCATTCAATTTGGATCGTCACCTAACATCAACCCGCTTGAATTGATTAAATTAATTCAAAACCATCCGAAGAACTATCAGTTAAAAGGGCAGATTGAATTAAAATATTTCGATACAATGCCAGAGATGAAACAACGAATTCAAGCTATCGAATTAATCGTAGCGACTATTTCAAATAAGGAATAA
- a CDS encoding glycosyl transferase family protein, whose amino-acid sequence MTDHPFSQYLRILGKGPISRRSLTEAEASDALGMILSGQVTDKQLGAFLLLMRANGETPDELIGFVKGIRQALDLNEKQGVVELDWAAYAGKWRYPPYFLLAIKLLTQNGTRVLLHGDAGQFSNRQYVESFLEPLNFYQASSIMHARDLVSECKATYLPLENFAPDLREILHLKSELGVRTVFNTAVKLLNPLNAPASIQGIFHKGVESLHHSTAMVIGTEHNLVFKGEGGEAEIRPDALTQLYFSTRNATGMRQHPFKGIIERQIRPKEWQQQDIIDLWRGDKKDLYGESSVVATTATALMLLDSLSEVEALAKAKGYWARRKIEC is encoded by the coding sequence ATGACAGATCATCCTTTCAGTCAATACCTGAGGATTCTTGGTAAAGGACCTATCAGCCGACGTTCTTTAACCGAAGCAGAAGCAAGTGATGCGCTAGGGATGATTTTGTCTGGACAGGTGACAGACAAGCAATTAGGCGCATTTTTACTGTTAATGCGTGCAAATGGCGAAACCCCTGATGAGCTCATCGGATTTGTCAAAGGCATTAGGCAAGCATTAGACCTCAATGAAAAACAGGGTGTTGTAGAATTGGATTGGGCGGCTTATGCCGGTAAATGGCGTTATCCTCCTTATTTTTTACTGGCGATAAAACTGTTAACGCAGAATGGCACTCGAGTCTTGTTGCATGGGGATGCCGGCCAATTTAGTAATCGTCAATATGTTGAATCCTTTTTAGAGCCGCTAAATTTTTATCAAGCCAGTTCGATTATGCACGCTCGGGACTTGGTTTCAGAATGCAAAGCGACCTATCTTCCATTAGAAAATTTTGCGCCTGACTTACGCGAGATATTACATTTAAAATCCGAGCTAGGTGTTCGAACAGTTTTTAATACCGCTGTTAAGTTATTGAATCCATTGAATGCACCTGCATCCATTCAAGGTATTTTTCATAAGGGTGTGGAATCGCTTCATCACTCAACAGCCATGGTCATTGGAACTGAGCATAATTTGGTCTTTAAAGGGGAAGGTGGGGAGGCTGAAATACGGCCCGATGCGTTAACACAGCTCTATTTTTCGACTAGAAACGCCACTGGAATGAGACAACATCCATTCAAAGGCATTATTGAACGTCAAATACGTCCAAAAGAATGGCAACAGCAAGACATCATTGATTTATGGCGTGGTGACAAAAAGGATTTATATGGCGAATCCTCCGTTGTGGCGACCACCGCTACGGCTTTGATGCTGTTGGATTCGCTTTCCGAGGTTGAAGCGCTTGCTAAAGCTAAGGGATATTGGGCTCGGAGGAAGATAGAATGTTGA
- a CDS encoding peptidoglycan binding protein CsiV: protein MQPRLFFTSALLFLASFSLSAQAETEENLPKYQVELIVFETLALRGWTEEYWKEDLPLIDMEGALDIPSLPEQQFMLTSEEEKMTPKKGYYILYHRSWILQGASEENSQPLKIEELPEEDYQPKLSGTLKFYKSRYAHVRLHLELERKIPHQVREEFAANQSIDPEMLPEFWRFQLQEARKVKSGELHYFDHPIFGALVKIQYQGR, encoded by the coding sequence ATGCAACCCCGACTGTTCTTTACCTCCGCGTTACTTTTTTTAGCCAGCTTTTCATTGTCTGCACAAGCAGAAACAGAAGAAAACCTGCCTAAATACCAAGTTGAACTGATCGTTTTTGAAACCTTGGCCCTTAGAGGTTGGACGGAAGAATACTGGAAAGAAGACTTACCGTTGATCGATATGGAGGGGGCCCTCGACATCCCCTCTCTACCTGAACAACAGTTCATGCTGACTTCAGAAGAAGAAAAAATGACACCCAAGAAAGGCTATTACATCTTGTATCATCGTTCCTGGATCCTACAAGGTGCATCGGAAGAAAACAGTCAACCCCTTAAGATTGAAGAACTGCCGGAAGAAGATTATCAGCCTAAACTTTCAGGCACGTTAAAATTCTATAAATCTCGTTATGCCCATGTTCGCTTACACCTTGAATTGGAAAGAAAAATTCCTCACCAGGTAAGAGAAGAGTTTGCAGCCAATCAAAGTATCGACCCTGAAATGCTACCGGAATTTTGGCGTTTTCAATTGCAAGAAGCCCGAAAAGTTAAGTCTGGAGAGTTGCATTATTTTGACCACCCTATCTTTGGAGCCTTAGTTAAAATCCAATACCAGGGCCGTTAA
- the minE gene encoding cell division topological specificity factor MinE encodes MALLDYLLGQKKKKSANLAKDRLQILLAHERSERSAPEYLPKMREEILAVISKYVTIDQEQLQISIDEANGFEVLELNLVLPDK; translated from the coding sequence ATGGCATTATTAGACTATTTACTCGGACAAAAGAAAAAGAAGTCGGCAAATCTTGCAAAGGATCGTTTGCAGATTTTACTTGCGCATGAACGCTCAGAACGCAGTGCTCCAGAGTACTTGCCTAAGATGCGTGAGGAAATTCTGGCGGTCATTTCAAAGTATGTCACCATTGACCAGGAACAGTTACAAATTTCAATTGATGAAGCCAATGGATTTGAAGTATTGGAATTGAACTTAGTGTTACCAGATAAATAA
- the cysG gene encoding siroheme synthase CysG, whose translation MDYLPIFMKIEQQHCLIVGGGAVAARKADLFIKSGAIVTVVAPKLGNEMSFHLAQGKIIWHMNTFSTALVSQLPRPNLVISATDDQNVNLAVYETYHAQAIPVNVADQTEYCDFILPAIVDRAPMTIAISTGGRSPVLARVMKARLETMIPHGFSVLTDLLGRYRQAVKNVISDIDGRKTFWETLLSGLFIDKAVHGNTGEAEALLEAELETIRTNGQSLPQGEVYIIGAGPGDPDLMTFKGLRLLQQADVILYDRLVAPEILEMGRREAERIYVGKKEKWHKVDQKDINQMLVDLARQGKRVARLKGGDPYIFGRGAEEVELLVQHDVPYQVVPGITAAAGCSVYADFPLTHRDYAQSVALVTGHQQAGAQGIDYAKLAQSGDTMVFYMGIKNAPKIQAGLIAHGLNPDTPAAIIENGTRVNQKVTVTSLAKLSETIQKQSIKPPALLVIGDVIKVRERLQKKSLLDDKVPA comes from the coding sequence ATGGATTATTTACCGATCTTTATGAAAATTGAACAACAGCATTGCCTGATTGTTGGAGGTGGAGCGGTTGCCGCCAGAAAAGCCGATTTGTTTATCAAGTCGGGAGCCATCGTCACGGTCGTGGCACCTAAACTGGGGAATGAAATGTCATTTCATTTGGCTCAAGGAAAAATCATTTGGCATATGAATACCTTTTCGACCGCCTTGGTATCCCAATTGCCACGACCTAACTTGGTTATTTCCGCAACAGATGATCAAAACGTAAATTTAGCGGTTTATGAAACGTATCATGCACAAGCCATTCCCGTTAATGTGGCGGATCAAACCGAATACTGTGATTTCATTCTGCCTGCGATTGTAGATCGTGCCCCAATGACCATTGCGATTTCAACCGGAGGGCGCTCCCCGGTATTGGCTCGAGTAATGAAAGCACGTTTAGAAACGATGATCCCACATGGATTCAGTGTGTTAACGGATTTGCTGGGTCGTTATCGTCAGGCAGTCAAAAATGTGATTTCGGACATTGATGGACGAAAAACATTCTGGGAAACCCTTTTATCAGGTTTGTTTATTGATAAGGCGGTTCATGGGAACACAGGAGAAGCCGAAGCCTTATTGGAAGCCGAGCTTGAAACAATCAGAACCAACGGGCAGAGTTTGCCACAGGGGGAGGTTTATATTATCGGAGCAGGACCAGGCGATCCCGATTTAATGACTTTCAAAGGACTTAGATTGCTACAACAGGCGGATGTCATTTTATACGATCGATTGGTTGCACCTGAAATTCTGGAAATGGGACGACGTGAAGCTGAACGTATTTACGTAGGCAAAAAAGAGAAATGGCATAAGGTTGATCAAAAAGACATCAATCAAATGTTGGTGGATCTGGCACGACAAGGGAAACGTGTTGCACGATTGAAAGGAGGGGACCCTTACATTTTTGGCCGAGGAGCAGAAGAAGTTGAACTTTTGGTGCAACATGATGTGCCTTATCAGGTTGTGCCAGGGATTACGGCGGCCGCGGGCTGTTCTGTTTATGCAGATTTTCCTTTAACCCATCGTGATTATGCGCAATCTGTGGCCTTGGTAACCGGTCACCAGCAGGCAGGCGCACAAGGCATTGATTATGCCAAGCTGGCACAATCCGGTGATACGATGGTATTTTATATGGGAATTAAAAATGCTCCTAAAATTCAAGCAGGCTTGATTGCTCATGGTCTTAACCCAGACACGCCGGCTGCGATTATCGAAAATGGAACGCGCGTTAACCAAAAGGTAACCGTCACTTCTCTGGCCAAACTGTCTGAAACGATTCAAAAACAGTCTATTAAACCTCCTGCATTATTAGTGATAGGAGATGTGATTAAAGTCAGAGAACGATTGCAAAAAAAGTCATTATTGGATGATAAGGTGCCGGCATGA